Proteins from one Sabethes cyaneus chromosome 2, idSabCyanKW18_F2, whole genome shotgun sequence genomic window:
- the LOC128735123 gene encoding uncharacterized protein LOC128735123, whose product MDRFGSYFTGSGGDRPAFSYGTDSSSSSQSYVRPFDTIRALHETIVSLRTALEESRQDNDRLRKQISVRNVVDEGKTYLQQQKQEQEPPADSAVKTPTTDATEEKIAPEKKPKKLKKKLRVRIPEDETEEETKTTTTTTTTTAKDAKHQKFSVTPDIHIVSHPASSHSTMASRIDVKIKVSSNINVDGSSSEADSSEPTKPDTEAKERETSETPEDEDKTLAEEQEESTGNTTVREEFIKGDASNLKINLTNEENLSVTKSTEGINIKQQSSENLHVDVDQQSNASISEGDNSVFTEDVVTPVEPDPAGAAGYTEPQPRTSVKKSESENQEEVDDIELIFSSDDNKDIIQEDLVSISDYEPWQETGQSGTPVLVKFRNLSSDQESLKKDSVERSDSDTIEGGGSSRDLPKEKSLESQDSLGADNVKKSLDFSTKSSSLEKDSSLDYGAGEVKRDDSFDVGAISGTNTLGKRWTNYNVLIETDISKCGIAEDNILDMGRRNTCPNPPAYRPIIHTRTPAAASNRSPLAVKFSRSPRTYSPHQYLPPGKTLRTVTAADCVGRSDEAKRSRAAQTDITALSQQWRSETHLSESEIGSGLYTLPSKFVPPPAIGTRKYVLRPSDKTQEARRVLLSDINFTSMVPELSRSADHLCQQEEENNENRSPNYCKGNLLKTPETGKGIPPSFSMTSPGVSQWTVNESSIATQTTQTDAYWADRGDSFDSSKSYSLGSRYSTLSKHHRSRSVPSIRCAICRQGHHSIALRPSESMHYTPRVSFQEPSHKIRGSLPDLRHDCNCPRRYGGPSLYRIHGDSGGSTDSLLEEAEDFLRRSVEGNIMHEDPESHCEPPLPLTPVPHVVATTKHRRCSENDIQRDYIPSKHALPFLPKTAKCLKPGHLAKVIARNGRVVVGRVRYIGPLAGCPGGDVDEKYVGLQLPNNLGDCDGSIDGRKFFDCEPLHGIFVPFKKVVMAWNS is encoded by the exons ATGGATCGGTTCGGGTCCTACTTCACTGGCAGTGGTGGAGATCGGCCAGCTTTCTCATACGGTACCGATTCCAGTTCGTCCTCGCAGTCCTACGTGCGTCCGTTCGACACAATAAGAGCCCTACACGAAACGATCGTATCGCTGCGAACCGCTCTGGAAGAAAGTCGTCAGGACAACGACCGGCTGCGGAAGCAAATCAGTGTCCGAAACGTTGTAGACGAAGGAAAAACTTATCTCCAGCAACAGAAGCAAGAGCAGGAGCCGCCAGCGGATTCAGCTGTGAAAACGCCTACAACGGACGCAACAGAGGAGAAAATTGCACCGGAAAAGAAACCAAAGAAACTGAAAAAGAAGCTTAGAGTAAGAATACCAGAAGACGAAACCGAAGAAGAGActaaaacaacaacaaccaccacAACCACAACAGCAAAGGATGCTAAGCATCAAAAATTTTCCGTAACACCGGATATTCACATAGTGTCGCATCCAGCTTCCAGTCACTCTACGATGGCCTCCCGAATCGATGTTAAAATAAAGGTTTCCTCCAACATCAATGTAGATGGAAGCAGCTCTGAAGCAGACAGCTCGGAACCTACCAAACCAGATACGGAAGCGAAAGAACGAGAAACTTCCGAAACTCCTGAAGATGAAGATAAAACACTTGCCGAAGAGCAGGAAGAATCAACGGGAAACACTACAGTGCGAGAGGAATTCATCAAAGGAGATGCTTCCAACTTAAAGATAAACCTCACAAACGAGGAAAACCTTAGCGTGACAAAGTCCACCGAGGGTATCAATATCAAACAGCAGTCGTCGGAGAACCTCCATGTGGACGTGGATCAGCAAAGTAACGCGTCCATTTCCGAAGGCGACAATTCGGTCTTTACCGAAGATGTTGTAACCCCGGTGGAGCCGGATCCGGCAGGAGCCGCCGGTTACACGGAACCCCAACCGAGGACGTCGGTGAAGAAAAGTGAGTCCGAGAATCAGGAAGAAGTGGACGACATAGAGCTAATCTTCTCTTCCGACGACAACAAAGACATCATCCAGGAGGATTTGGTTTCGATTTCCGACTACGAACCGTGGCAGGAAACGGGACAATCCGGTACGCCGGTTCTTGTTAAATTCAGAAACCTTTCGTCGGATCAAGAGTCGCTCAAGAAGGATTCGGTTGAACGAAGCGATAGTGACACGATTGAGGGCGGAGGGTCCAGTAGGGATTTGCCGAAAGAAAAGAGCTTAGAAAGTCAGGATTCTCTGGGTGCGGATAATGTTAAAAAGAGTTTAGATTTCAGTACAAAGTCATCCAGTTTGGAGAAGGACTCTAGCCTGGATTACGGGGCAGGGGAAGTGAAACGGGACGATAGTTTCGACGTTGGTGCTATCAGTGGAACGAATACCTTAGGGAAACGATGGACGAATTATAATGTGCTCATTGAAACGGACATTTCAAAGTGTGGAATCGCTGAGGACAACATATTGGATATGGGCAGGAGAAACACCTGCCCGAATCCTCCCGCTTATAG ACCTATCATTCACACGCGGACTCCAGCGGCTGCTTCAAACCGAAGTCCACTGGCGGTGAAGTTCTCCAGGAGTCCTCGAACCTACTCTCCGCATCAGTATCTACCACCGGGGAAAACTCTCCGAACGGTTACCGCAGCGGACTGCGTCGGTCGTTCCGACGAAGCCAAACGGTCGCGGGCGGCTCAAACGGACATCACAGCCCTCTCCCAACAGTGGCGCTCGGAGACACATCTGTCGGAGTCGGAAATAGGCTccggattgtacaccctgccgTCAAAGTTCGTCCCGCCTCCGGCGATAGGCACACGCAAATATGTACTGCG ACCATCCGACAAAACTCAAGAAGCCCGCCGAGTGCTGTTGAGCGATATCAATTTCACCAGCATGGTACCGGAGCTGTCACGCTCGGCCGACCACCTTTGCCAGCAGGAGGAGGAGAACAACGAAAACCGGTCGCCCAACTACTGCAAGGGCAACCTGCTCAAGACGCCGGAGACCGGCAAGGG CATCCCTCCCAGCTTCAGCATGACTTCGCCGGGCGTCTCGCAGTGGACAGTCAACGAAAGCAGCATCGCCACACAAACCACCCAAACGGACGCCTATTGGGCCGACCGAGGTGATTCGTTCGATTCCTCCAAAAGTTACTCGCTCGGATCCCGCTACTCCACGCTGAGCAAACACCACCGCTCCCGAAGTGTTCCATCGATACGGTGTGCCATCTGCAGGCAGGGTCACCATTCGATAGCGCTGCGCCCGTCCGAAAGTATGCACTACACGCCCCGCGTTAGCTTCCAGGAGCCATCGCACAAAATCCGAGGATCGCTGCCGGATCTACGGCATGATTGCAATTGTCCCAGGCGGTATGGAGGACCGTCGCTGTACCGGATTCACGGTGATTCCGGGGGATCGACGGATAGTTTACTGGAAGAGGCGGAGGATTTTTTGCGAAGATCTGTTGAGGGAAATATCATGCATGAAGATCCCGAAAGTCACTGTGAGCCTCCACTACCATTGACCCCAGTTCCACATGTTGTCGCGACGACTAAGCACCGAAGGTGCTCCGAAAATGATATCCAAAGAG ATTACATTCCTTCGAAACACGCACTGCCATTCTTGCCAAAAACTGCCAAGTGTCTCAAGCCGGGACACCTGGCTAAGGTGATTGCTCGCAATGGTCGAGTGGTGGTCGGACGAGTACGTTACATTGGCCCGCTGGCGGGCTGCCCAGGAGGTGATGTTGACGAAAAATACGTAGGCCTACAACTACCTAACAATCTAGGCGATTGTGATGGATCGATTGACGGAAGGAAATTTTTCGATTG